The Setaria italica strain Yugu1 chromosome VIII, Setaria_italica_v2.0, whole genome shotgun sequence genome includes the window CCTCTCGGTCAGATTGCCAGGATGCGGCGGGGCGGTGGCTACGTCACTATGCCGCACGTGTCGTGTGAAATCAGGTAGACGTAGACGTACATGTGGGCCATGGTGTGCCTGGGATCGGATCGGAGGAGGCCCAGCCGGGTTGCACGTGCGCAGCTGCACTACTAGGAGGAAATTAAACTGCATGCGGGCCAGCATGAAGTTGAGGCGGACTTTGTACAGATGTTGTGCCTTGGTCAACAGCTCGATCGTCGACGCCTGCCTACGGAGGAGCAGCTCCTCGgcgtgctcgccggcgccgcccggtAGCCTCAAGGAGGCGCAGGATCGGACGAGGGCGTACGTTTAAACAAAGCCATTTTTGGACCAGCCTACACTCATAATTTCCATCCACCCATCTGATCCAACGGCTCATGTCCATCCCTGCCTCACAACTCTACCTTCCTCTGCCATCGTCTTCTGAAGCACGCACGCACGTACACAGGTGGCGCCGCCATAACAAACGGAAATTCCAGCGCCCATAGCTCCCTCCACCGACGCTGGCGAGCAACGTAGACGAGCCCTCGTCGGGGAACTGccgcccccccctccccccccgcGCACCCCATTTTTCAACTCTGGTGAGCTTATTCATGGCTTGTCGCCCCTGCTCCGCCCTCCTTCCTCATCTCCGGCAGCTCTCGCCGCCGAATCCGACCCGCCGCTCACTCCCACGCAAACTTGTCGCTGGTGCTCGCTCCCGCCACCTCCACAGGCCATCCGGCCGCCCACCAGCTAGTGGCGCCTGCATCGCCTTGCCaccccgccaccacctcctgccTACCTTGCCGCTGGAGCTCCCTCTAGGTCCGTCAGTGTAGGGAGCCAAGAAAATACTCGAGCATAGTTTACCTTTCCCTTTAAACAAAACCTGGTATTTCAGTAACATGCATGGATCCAACATTGGAGACAAATGTCGATCATGGTTCTGTGAATGGCACTCAGTAATAATATTTCAAATTTCAGGGCACGTAGGACGTGCATGTCGCACAAATGCAGTACACATGAGCAGGCCAGCTCCTGTAGGCACCATACTAGTGAATCATCGGTCTCCGCACGCAGGCAGATGACCACATAAACGACGACTTATTTAGTATATATGTAGTGTGAGTATGGGTAGAAAAAGCTTGGCGCACATTTGTGTTGTGCGTGCGAGGATGTTGCTCAAGTTCAGCCTCGACGGCAGGCGATGGGGCCCTTGACGTTGGGGGTGGGGATGGGTAAATAAAGGTTCGTAGAGTAATAGCACAAGCATTTCGTGGTGCTGGTGCCCGGGCTGGCATCAGCAATGTTTTTGGAGACAATGAGAAGAAGGATATTGCGCTTTAGATACACTGGGATGGCGCTTAGAAATGCCTTCGAGTCATCGAAGCCTGCAGGACACACGGATtgggttggtggtggtggtggtgggggagtcggtggtggtggtggcgggggaGTCGGTGGTGGGGGAGTTAGGGTGGGCATGGGAGCAGGCTTTGGGACAGGTGTTGGTGGTGGCGGGGGagtcggtggtggtggtggcgggggaGTCGCTGGTGGGGGAGTTAGGGTGGACATGGGAGCAGGCTTTGGGATAGGTGTTGGTGCAGGCGTCGGGACCGGTGTCGGAGTAGACGTGGGTGCAGGTGTCGGAGAAGGTGTCGGGACTGGCGTCGGAGCAGGTGTAGGTGCCGAAGTCGGAGTAGGTGTCGGTGCAGGAGTCGGAGCCGGCGTGCGTGCGGGCGTTGGAGTGGGTGCTGGGACTGGCGTGGGTGCGAGCATTGGCACAGGTGTCGGTGCAGGAGTTGGAGATGGCGCCTGTGGAGCCCTAGGTGCTGGGGTAGGTGCGGATCTAGGAGCAGGTGTCGGTGCCGGTGTCGGGGCCGTCCTTGGAGCTGGCGTAGGAGATGGCGCCTGTGGAGCCCTAGGTGCTGGGGTAGGTGCGGATCTAGGAGCAGCTATCGGTGCCGGTGTCGGTGCCGTCCTTGGAGCTGGCGTGGGAGCAGGCGTAGGAGATGGCGCCTGTGGAGCCCTAGGTGCTGGGGTAGGTGCCGATCTAGGAGCAGGTGTCGGTGTCATCCTTGGAGCTGGCGTCGGAGCAGGCGTAGGAGATGGCGCCGGTGGAGCCCTAGGTGCTGGGGTAGGTGCGGATCTAGGAGCAGGTGTCGGTGCCGGTGTCGGTGCCATCCTAGGAGAAGGAGTGGGAGCAGGCATAGGAGATGGCGCCTGTGGAGCCGTTGGTGCTAGTGGTAGGTGCGGATCTAGGAGCAGGTGCCGGTTCCGGTGTCGGTGCTGTCCTTGGAGCAGGCGTGGGAGCAGGCGTAGGAGAAGGCGCCTGTGGAGCCCTAGGTGCTGGGGTAGGTGCAGATCTAGGAGCAGGTGTTGGAGCCGTCCATTGGAGCTGGCGTGGGAGCTGGCGTAGGAGATGGCGCCTGTGGAGCCCTAGGTGCTGGGGTAGGTGCGGATGTAGGAGCCGGTGTCGGTGCCGTCATTGGAGAAGCCGTGGGAGCAGGCGTAGGAGATGGCGCCTGTGGAGCCATAGGTGCTGGGGTAGGTGCGGATTTAGGAGcaggtgccggtgccggtgtCGGTGCCGTCCTTGGAGGTGGCGTGGGAGCAGGCGTAGGAGATGGCGCCTGTGGAGCCCTCTGTGCCGGGGTAGGTGCGGATCTAGGAGCAGGTGTCGGTGCCGTCCTTGGAGCTGGTGTGGGAGCAGGCGTAGGAGATGGCGCCTGTGGAGCCCTAGGTGCCGGCGTAGGTGCGGATCTAGGAGCAGGTGTCGGTGCCGATATCGGTGCCGTCCTTGGAGCTGGCGTAGGAGATGGCGCCTGTGGAGCCCTAGGTGCTGGGGTAGGTGCGGATCTAGGAGCAAGTGTCGGTGCCGTCCTTGGAGCTGGCATGGGAGCAGGCGTAGGAGATGGCGCCTGTGGAGCCCTAGGTGCTGGGGTAGGTGCGGATCTAGGAGCAGGTGTTGGTGCCGTCCTTGGAGCTGGCGTGGGAGCTGGCGTGGGAGCAGGCGTAGGAGATGGCGCCTGTGGAGCCCTAGGAGCTGGGGTAGGTGAGGATCTAGGAGCAGGTGTTGGTGTCGTTGTCGGTGCCGTCCTTGGAGGTGGCATTGGCGCAGGCGTCGGAGATGGCGCCTGTGGAGCCCTAGGTGCTGGGGTAGGTGCGGATCTAGGAGCAGGTGTTGGTGCCGTCCTTGGAGCTGGCGTGGGCGCAGGTGTAGGAGATAGCGCCTGTGGAGCCCTAGGGGCTGGGGTAGGTGCCGATCTAGGAGCAGGAGTGGGTGCAGATCTCGGAGCTGGTGATGGTGCAATCCTAGGAGCTGGCGTGGGAGCAGACCTTGGGGGTGATCGCTTGGCCTGCGAAGATGGCACAAGCACGAGTGCCACGACCAGGAGCAGGAGCCCAGGGTAAGTTATAGACCTGGACGCCATTGCTAGCCGCGGATGCCTCAGCCATGTGTGTATTCCCAAGTATTTATAGGCTTGGTCACCGGTAGCCAGCTCGCGTCGCATTGGCCCTAGCG containing:
- the LOC101767817 gene encoding vegetative cell wall protein gp1-like, with translation MAPTPAPTPAPRSAPTPAPRAPPAPSPTPAPTPAPRMTPTPAPRSAPTPAPRAPQAPSPTPAPTPAPRTAPTPAPIAAPRSAPTPAPRAPQAPSPTPAPRTAPTPAPTPAPRSAPTPAPRAPQAPSPTPAPTPVPMLAPTPVPAPTPTPARTPAPTPAPTPTPTSAPTPAPTPVPTPSPTPAPTSTPTPVPTPAPTPIPKPAPMSTLTPPPATPPPPPPPTPPPPPTPVPKPAPMPTLTPPPPTPPPPPPPTPPPPPPPTQSVCPAGFDDSKAFLSAIPVYLKRNILLLIVSKNIADASPGTSTTKCLCYYSTNLYLPIPTPNVKGPIACRRG